The proteins below are encoded in one region of Metabacillus dongyingensis:
- the recG gene encoding ATP-dependent DNA helicase RecG yields the protein MNADNNLLQPVGAVKGIGAESEEILNGMGIYTVKDLIEYLPYRYEDYRLKDLAEVQHDERVTVEGKVHSEPSLAFFGKKKSRLTVRVLVGRYLISAVFFNRPYYKKKLELQSTITISGKWDKHRQTISVSEIVFGPQAKQHEIEPVYSVKEKITVKTMRKFINQALSQYASGITDMIPEQLMSAYRLPPKKEAIFTMHHPLKHEDLKHARRYFVYEEFLLFQLKMQALRKFQREQSHGIIHQYDPLQLEGFTESLPFPLTNAQQRVVSEILTDMKSNYRMNRLLQGDVGSGKTVVAAIAMYAAHLSGYQAALMVPTEILAEQHAESLAQTFSSFPVTVALLTSSVKGKKRRELLKRVADGEIQFIVGTHALIQQDVHFAKLGLVITDEQHRFGVEQRKVLRAKGENPDVLFMTATPIPRTLAITAFGEMDVSVIDELPAGRKQIETYWVKHEMLDRILRFIHKELQAGRQAYVICPLIEESDKLDVQNAIDVHSTLVHFYKDKWNVGLMHGRLTSAEKDEVMREFSENRVQILVSTTVVEVGVNVPNATVMMIYDAERFGLSQLHQLRGRVGRGSSQSYCILLADPKSETGKERMRVMTETADGFELSEKDLELRGPGDFFGRKQSGMPEFKVADMVHDYRALETARSDAAKLVQSEAFWQSNDYRELREYLEKTGVVDGDKLD from the coding sequence ATGAACGCGGACAATAATCTCTTGCAGCCTGTCGGTGCCGTAAAGGGGATAGGGGCGGAGTCTGAAGAGATCTTAAATGGAATGGGCATTTATACAGTAAAAGACTTAATTGAATATTTGCCATATCGTTATGAAGATTATCGCCTGAAGGACTTAGCGGAAGTACAGCATGATGAACGAGTGACAGTCGAGGGGAAGGTTCATAGTGAACCTTCTCTTGCCTTTTTCGGCAAAAAGAAATCAAGGCTGACTGTTCGGGTTCTCGTTGGAAGATATTTAATCAGCGCCGTATTTTTTAACCGCCCATATTACAAAAAGAAGCTGGAGCTGCAGTCCACGATTACCATTTCAGGGAAATGGGACAAACACCGGCAGACGATTTCCGTCAGCGAAATTGTATTTGGTCCTCAGGCAAAACAGCATGAAATAGAACCGGTGTACTCTGTTAAAGAAAAGATAACAGTCAAAACGATGAGAAAGTTCATTAATCAGGCATTGAGTCAATACGCTTCTGGCATAACGGATATGATTCCTGAGCAGCTGATGTCTGCCTATCGTCTGCCGCCAAAAAAAGAGGCAATTTTTACGATGCATCATCCACTGAAGCATGAGGATTTAAAGCATGCAAGAAGATATTTTGTCTATGAAGAATTCCTACTATTCCAACTGAAAATGCAGGCTCTGCGAAAATTTCAGCGGGAGCAGTCGCATGGAATTATCCATCAGTACGATCCATTGCAATTAGAAGGATTTACGGAATCACTTCCATTTCCGCTAACAAATGCTCAACAAAGGGTTGTCAGTGAAATTTTAACCGACATGAAGTCAAATTACCGCATGAATCGCCTTCTTCAGGGAGATGTAGGCTCAGGTAAAACAGTAGTTGCGGCCATTGCCATGTATGCCGCTCATTTATCCGGATATCAAGCTGCCCTGATGGTTCCGACGGAAATTTTGGCAGAACAGCATGCAGAATCACTTGCTCAAACCTTCAGCAGCTTCCCTGTCACTGTCGCCTTGCTGACTAGTTCAGTGAAAGGGAAAAAAAGAAGAGAATTGCTGAAGAGAGTTGCAGATGGTGAGATCCAATTTATAGTCGGAACACACGCCCTGATTCAGCAGGATGTCCATTTTGCAAAGCTTGGACTTGTTATTACAGATGAACAGCATCGCTTTGGTGTTGAGCAGAGAAAAGTGCTTCGGGCTAAAGGAGAAAATCCGGATGTCCTGTTTATGACAGCTACTCCAATTCCAAGAACGCTTGCCATCACGGCATTTGGCGAAATGGATGTCTCTGTGATCGACGAACTTCCGGCTGGCCGAAAACAAATTGAAACGTATTGGGTGAAGCACGAAATGCTGGACCGCATTCTTCGTTTTATTCATAAAGAGCTTCAGGCTGGAAGACAGGCTTATGTTATCTGTCCCCTTATCGAAGAGTCGGATAAGCTTGATGTTCAGAATGCAATCGATGTTCACAGCACCCTCGTTCATTTTTACAAAGACAAATGGAATGTAGGACTGATGCATGGCAGACTGACAAGTGCTGAAAAAGATGAAGTGATGAGAGAGTTCAGTGAAAACCGGGTTCAAATTTTGGTTTCGACAACGGTTGTTGAAGTAGGAGTCAATGTACCTAACGCGACTGTTATGATGATTTATGATGCAGAGCGCTTCGGACTTTCACAGCTCCATCAATTAAGAGGACGAGTAGGAAGAGGAAGTTCACAGTCATACTGTATCCTGCTTGCTGATCCGAAATCAGAAACCGGCAAAGAACGCATGCGGGTTATGACAGAAACAGCGGATGGCTTTGAGCTGTCAGAGAAAGATCTTGAACTTAGGGGCCCG